In one Hypomesus transpacificus isolate Combined female chromosome 18, fHypTra1, whole genome shotgun sequence genomic region, the following are encoded:
- the LOC124481137 gene encoding cadherin-like protein 26 isoform X5 produces MNTITISLFATLCVGILSASPPETLVRKKRHWIIDSFQITEEYPGPFPYLLGKIKVEKNVSIGFNLQGQGVTEDPKETLTIDTHTGEIWVNKKIDYEKHQKLMVTFEAKNLQNNVVDTRLGVEVEVMDINDNAPRFEKETYTVNLKESASQNTFLTGVLASDKDKYMTNNGTLDLRIVSVSPLPIDLEFYIEQSGPGNHRVGIIQFKGCLDHEKAEKYTILVEAKDRGEKVQLSSISTVIINIEDGNNHLPVFTGQTGSGRVKEGDEKVPVLRMQVSDQDTPGTDAWRAVYTIHGDKGNHFRITTDPQSNEGVLFVDRALDYEKGSLRNLSVSVTNMVPYHTCQVKGRPDKGLWDVVTTGDVPAIRQVVVTVEDVNEPPFFTPDVKNITVDENMPVGLSLEVFTAKDLDHNYDNTLLYMKGEDLNEWVKVDSKSGTITTAKILDREAPNIINGHYKVTLYAVDSGKPPMTGTGTLNIHLNDQNDNMPFLERTSMDMCLSDQASVTNITALDLDGDPYSGPFHFQLEGDVKDKWKLEPNNGYTVSLVKEATVHAGYHELKLRVFDLQGQQAVHNLSVTVCECSQIQHCDLRSATQLGGGTAIGILLALLLLVGVLLLALMLSCEGEMRPILEESSGNIMKSYIETPGSDCVVPLLPLQIPAITAVTQDNYEKRTAAGAELGSQSSNLLRDSVSRPGLGRQQGSFHWVQSTTLNQSMSVRSKYWSEDSYLDTYDALLPVLHKKTYRLQMQGNELGDYSPHPYAEEGDPETSSQLDAISIPESPFNTDMLLHLGPRFNTLASLCTTKLNSS; encoded by the exons ATGAATACCATAACCATCAGCTTGTTCGCCACTCTG TGTGTGGGAATCCTCAGTGCGTCCCCCCCTGAGACTCTGGTCCGGAAGAAGAGACACTGGATCATAGATTCGTTTCAGATCACAGAGGAGTATCCTGGTCCTTTCCCTTATTTGCTGGGCAAA ATCAAGGTTGAGAAAAATGTCTCGATTGGTTTCAATCTACAAGGTCAGGGAGTAACGGAGGATCCAAAAGAAACCTTGaccatcgacacacacacaggtgaaatTTGGGTTAATAAGAAGATAGACTACGAGAAGCATCAAAAACTGATG GTCACATTCGAGGCCAAAAACTTACAAAACAATGTTGTGGACACCAGACTAGGGGTGGAAGTGGAGGTGATGGACATCAATGACAATGCTCCTAGATTTGAAAAGGAAACTTATACTGTCAACCTAAAGGAGTCCGCATCTCAGA ATACATTTCTAACTGGGGTTCTAGCATCAGATAAGGATAAATACATGACCAACAATGGCACACTTGACCTCAGGATTGTTTCTGTCAGCCCACTGCCAATTGACCTGGAGTTCTACATCGAGCAGAGTGGCCCAGGGAACCATCGAGTTGGAATAATCCAGTTTAAAGGATGTCTTGACCATGAG AAAGCAGAAAAATACACCATCCTGGTGGAGGCCAAGGACCGCGGAGAGAAGGTTCAGCTCTCCAGCATCTCCACCGTCATTATAAACATAGAGGATGGAAACAACCACCTGCCTGTCTTCACAGGACAAACA GGCTCAGGAAGAGTGAAGGAGGGGGATGAGAAAGTACCAGTTTTACGAATGCAAGTTTCAGACCAGGACACTCCAGGTACAGATGCATGGAGGGCGGTGTACACCATCCATGGAGACAAAGGCAACCACTTCAGAATCACCACTGACCCACAGAGCAATGAAGGAGTCCTGTTTGTTGATAGG GCCCTGGACTATGAGAAGGGATCTCTGAGGAACCTCTCTGTCAGTGTGACAAACATGGTGCCCTACCACACTTGTCAGGTCAAAGGTCGTCCTGACAAAGGTTTATGGGATGTGGTTACCACTGGAGATGTCCCAGCCATCCGCCAGGTGGTGGTGACCGTGGAGGATGTAAATGAGCCTCCTTTCTTCACACCTGATGTCAAAAACATTACGGTGGATGAGAACATGCCGGTAGGATTGAGTCTGGAGGTGTTCACAGCCAAAGACCTGGACCACAACTACGACAACACCTTGCT GTACATGAAGGGAGAGGATCTAAATGAGTGGGTCAAAGTGGATTCAAAGTCTGGAACCATAACCACAGCCAAGATATTAGACAGAGAGGCCCCCAACATCATCAATGGTCACTACAAAGTGACTCTCTACGCTGTTGACTCAG GTAAGCCACCCATGACTGGAACTGGAACCCTCAACATCCACCTAAATGACCAGAATGATAATATGCCTTTTCTGGAGAGGACGAGCATGGACATGTGTCTGTCAGACCAGGCCTCTGTTACCAACATCACTGCCTTGGATCTGGATGGAGACCCCTACAGTGGGCCCTTCCACTTCCAGCTTGAGGGGGATGTCAAGGACAAGTGGAAGCTTGAACCCAACAATG GCTACACGGTGAGCTTAGTGAAGGAGGCCACAGTGCATGCTGGGTATCATGAACTGAAGCTAAGGGTCTTTGATCTACAGGGACAGCAAGCTGTGCACAACCTGTcagtcactgtgtgtgagtgctccCAAATACAACACTGTGACCTCCGCAGTGCCACACAGCTGGGAGGTGGGACAGCCATCGGGATACTCTTGGCCCTCCTGCTGCTGG TAGGCGTCCTGCTGCTTGCcctcatgctgtcctgtgaggGTGAGATGAGGCCCATCCTAGAAGAAAGCTCAGGCAACATAATGAAATCATACATTGAAACACCAGGAAGTGACTGTGTG GtacccctccttcctctgcaaATCCCCGCAATAACAGCAGTGACTCAAGACAATTATGAAAAACGTACGGCAGCGGGAGCTGAGCTGGGGTCTCAGAGCTCAAATCTGCTTAGGGATTCAGTGTCCCGACCAGGTCTAGGAAGACAACAAGGCTCCTTCCACTGGGTACAGTCAACTACATTGAACCAA AGTATGAGTGTAAGAAGTAAATATTGGTCTGAGGATTCTTATCTGGACACATATGATGCTCTGCTCCCTGTACTCCACAAG AAGACGTACAGACTCCAGATGCAAGGGAATGAGCTGGGTGActactccccccacccctatgCAGAAGAGGGGGACCCAGAGACCAGCTCCCAGCTGGATGCCATCTCCATCCCTGAGAGCCCCTTTAACACAGACATGCTGCTACACCTAGGGCCCAGGTTCAACACCCTGGCCTCTCTTTGCACGACTAAGCTCAACTCATCCTga